The DNA region TTCGAAAAATACATCCGATGCATTGCTTTCCTTCATCCCATTTGTGAACATCTGCATGATTACGCTCATATCTTTATTTATGcaaaaatatgcatgatgcgtATTTCGTTATCCCAAAATGTGAATATGATGCagtaataaaataataataatatgtgTACCTTGGCGAGAGGCACGCTCCACAAGCTAAGGATAATCTTGTGACCCTTGGCAACAAGACCATGCCCATTAACATAGATATTTATATCACTATGCTCGCCATTTGCAAGGAACTGTCCAATTTTCTGCACATTCACTGGAGCTTTGAAAGGGAATGAGTCAAATTGATGAGCTTGGAATCCATTGCTTGATACTTTCAAGTTTTTCCCAGACTCAGAAAGTTTCTTATCCATCTTCAAACAGTCAATGATTTCTTCACAACATGACACCAATGTTTTAACCTTAAAGTGTGAGCTAAACTCCAGCAGGGAATTCAATTGACACTCTGCGATCTAAACAGACACAAAATGTAGAGTTTACAGTTTCCAGACTGGCTCAATATCAAGATAAGAGCGGTTCAAACAAATCAAAGATTACCTGTGTAGAACCTGTATAGATGTACTCAAGAAGAGAGTGGAGAACTGGGTAGGATACTGATGGAAGCTCGATGGTAGATCCATCCACTAAGTTAAAAGGGAAATCTCCAGAAGCACCCAACACAACTTTGTGGGCGGGAACAACCTTTCTTTCACTGCCAACAACAAATACAGCATCGGAGAAGTCCCAGTTCTCTAGAAAATCTTCAAGTACCCTTTGCTCACAGTCATCTTTTAACACTTGTTTTCTCGCATACTCTCCATCACCATCCCGCTCGACATATGCATACTCAATTTGGGTCCAAAGGATGCTATTTGGGGGAGCTGATGGAAGGATGCTTATGTTTCTGTACCCGACATGCTTGTCCCAGCTGGATAGTCCCACGTACTGAACATTCCTGTTGGGATCAGGATCAAGCCATTGGAACAGGAGATTCTTGTTAGGATGCTTTCCTAGTCCGATGCTTATCAATCCATCATAGATGCTGATCCAGTAGCTCTGAAAAGATGAAGAGCAGCATAGCCCTACGCCAGCAACATCAACAACAGTCCTTCCATCTACCTCAATCTTCAATCTTTTGTTTCTATGGCTGCCCAAGATGACAGTGTAATGGCGACTGCTGTCCAGTTTATAGTGGTAGTGATGGCTCCCAAGCTGTTGGCGGAACACCAGAGTAACATCGTTGTGGGCAGATGCCTCAAAGG from Phragmites australis chromosome 8, lpPhrAust1.1, whole genome shotgun sequence includes:
- the LOC133926059 gene encoding BTB/POZ domain-containing protein At2g30600 isoform X3, coding for MRLVEETKRSLTVAPFECAWGEEFRFGEPGRGCIAFEASAHNDVTLVFRQQLGSHHYHYKLDSSRHYTVILGSHRNKRLKIEVDGRTVVDVAGVGLCCSSSFQSYWISIYDGLISIGLGKHPNKNLLFQWLDPDPNRNVQYVGLSSWDKHVGYRNISILPSAPPNSILWTQIEYAYVERDGDGEYARKQVLKDDCEQRVLEDFLENWDFSDAVFVVGSERKVVPAHKVVLGASGDFPFNLVDGSTIELPSVSYPVLHSLLEYIYTGSTQIAECQLNSLLEFSSHFKVKTLVSCCEEIIDCLKMDKKLSESGKNLKVSSNGFQAHQFDSFPFKAPVNVQKIGQFLANGEHSDINIYVNGHGLVAKGHKIILSLWSVPLAKMFTNGMKESNASDVFFEDVSAEAFFLLLQFMYYGELKVDTRDITSVLVQLLLLSDQFAITILQFECCKRIMECLSEDTVCSVLQAVSSIPSCKLLEEVCKRNFATHFDYCTTACTDFVLLDEATFKDILQHGDMTLTSEERVLDAILTWCMETCETLSWTSVDKLLSTSTPEQLFGERLTAINTLLPFVRFPLMQQSILQRMERSNLANHMQAFRQLVAEAIEFSHGGQWMPASYECERFQHRRSSYKELQYISDGDNNGVIYYAGTSFGKHQWMNPVLAKNITVMASSPNCRYTDPKALVSKNYQGTCFAGPCIEEGKKRSWWMVDIGQDHQVLPSFF